The region ACATAGCATTGTTTCTCTCATCATTGATTGGATAATAAGGTTCATCTCCACGTTTCCAATCAGCTGGGTATTCACGAGTAATAACCGTTTTATCTTGTGTTCCGTACTCAAAATGTTTATGCTCAATAATGCGAGTATAAGGAATTTCTCGTTCTGTATAATTAACAACGGCATTTCCTTGATAATTTTCCTCATCTAGAACTTCATGCTCAAAACGAAGACTACGGTATTCTAACTCACCATGTTTATAATCGAAATATTGGTCAATCATCCCTGTAAAGACAACTTTTTCAGCAGAAGCTTCTAATTCCTGACGATTGGCAAAAAAGTCAACTCCAAGTTCTACTTCTACATCCTTCAGCATATTTTCGATAATGACATTATAGCCACCGATTGGAATCCCTTGGTAACGGTCATTGAAGTAGTTATTATCAAAAGTCAAACGAACTGGTAGACGTTTGATGATAAACGGTGGAAGGTCAGTCGCAGAACGTCCCCATTGCTTTTCAGTATATCCTTTAATCAACTTTTCATAAATATCTGGACCGATCAACTTAATAGCTTGCTCTTCCAAGTTTTTAGGTTCAACGTCCTTCATATGAGCCGTTTGCTCAGCAATCTTATTTTTAACTTCTTGAGGAGTTTTTGTCCCCCACATAGCATAGAAAGTATTCATATTGAAAGGTAGATTATAAAGGCTCCCCTTGTAATTAGCTACAGGCGAGTTGATATAGTTGTTAAATTCAGCAAATTGATTAACATAATCCCAGACTTTCTTGTTAGAAGTATGGAAGATATGAGCACCATATTTATGAACATTGACTCCTTCAACATTCTCACAGTAGATATTTCCACCAATGTGGTCACGTTTATCAATAACTTTTACTTTTTTCCCACGCTTGGTTGCTTCATAAGCAAAAATTGCTCCAGACAAACCAGCGCCAACGATTAGATAATCATACATATTAAATCTCCATTATTAAACAATACAGTTCCTTTTTTTATCACTAAATTTTGATTCTAGAACGCCAAAATTGATAAATCAAAACTATTGTAGCATTTAAAATAATCTATCCACTGTATAGGAAGAATTCTTAAGCAATAATCTGTGAAAAATTATCATTTAATTTAATCCTATCAAAAGTATTTGTTGAAAACAACATAAATATAAAAATATTGAATGAAGGGACAAACCAAAATGCTTCAATCATACAGTTCAAAGCAATTATAGAAAGAATTGCCACATATAAATATTGACCTTTTCTATACTGCTCTTTCGCTGAAATGATATAAATTATAATTAGTAACACTACGGGAACAATACCATATGTAAACAGCATCTGGACGTAAGAGGAATCTACATAGTTATATCCAATTACCGCTTCCGTCTTTCCACCTGAACCAATAAACAAAACATCTCTAGTACCAAATAAATTTAAAGTAAAGGAACTAAATGCATTTCTTCCTAACGCTAACCTACCCGTAATTAATTTATTAATTGAAACCAGAAAAGGTGAACTCCAAGAAAACATATAAGATAAATACATCATTAACGATGAAAAAATCAGTACTGAATATGGGAGTATTGCATAGATGCGAAGTTTCTTTTCTCCAACAACATAAAAATATATATAAATAATCGTTGCTAATAAAATAGACAATGCATTTAAGCGTGCGTCACAATATTTAATAACAAATGCAGCTAGTAAAAGTCCCACAATTGATCTCATCCAAATCAATCTATCTTTTAATAAATAAGAATAAGCTATAAATAAATAGAAACAATGGGAAGCGAAATCGGTAGGATAAATAAATCCAAATGAATTTCGAATCACTCCCCCTCGATTATATTGTAAATTTGGGACTATTCCTAAAAGTGATAATATAAATACAACTATCAATACTATACTAGAGACAAAAATATAATTTTTCAAAATTACTTTCATATCAACATTGACTAAAAAAACTAGTAATGTCGAATAAACAAGAAAATTAAGCCTACCAGTTTGTAAATATACTACAATTCCTGTTAAGAGAAGTAAGATAGATAATACCAGATATTTGTAAGAAATTCTCATTTTATACAAAAATCGAAGTCCTAAAAGCAATACAACTACAAACAGATAATTTGCTTTGACTTGAAAAAAAGTCCTATCCAACATTGTTGTAGATATAGCACTAAAAAATACCACTATCGCTACAACAATGTTAACCAGTAGGTTTTCAATATTTATTTTTTTCATTTTTTGATAAAGAATAATATAGAATAAACTAAAATGATTATTTTAAATCATAGGAATTTTAGCTCATCTACAATCTCCCTTCCTCACTTTCCTAAACTTTTAACACTTTACAATATTACCTAAAAAACTCTCATCTATAAAATTATTTAATTAATTTATAGTGATATTCTTACCATTTTACTTATTAAATAATTGCTCTTTTAACTCTTTTAGACTAACTACTCTAAATAATAAGATTTGCAGAATATAAAGTATTCCCCCTATGACTGCACATATAACAACATTAACCAATGGTGCAAAATGCATACCTGTCTTTAACAATGAAAGAGCAAAATACATAAGGATAGACGCTGAAAGTATTTTAAACATTGAAGCAAAAATTGGCACTTCTCTCAGATATTCTCTTGTAAAATATAATTGAATGAACCATACTAAGGCTTCCGTCAATACCGATACAACTGATGCACCAATATAGCCAAATTTAGGTAGTAAGATCAGATTTAATCCCACACTAATAATTGCTGGAACCGTAGTTGAAGTCATAAATTCTTTATTTTTATTATGAGGTATCAAAATTTGGATTCCCATAATATTCGTCCACCCAATAAAAAACATTCTAAAAATCATAATTGCTATTGCATACCTAGCATCTTGGAAGTCATTGCCCAAGAAAAATTTTACAAAATCATTATTAACAATTAGCATGCCCGCAATAATTGGAAAAATTACCAAATTGTAAATTAAAAAAGATACCTGATGCATTCGATTCACGGCTTCATTATTTCCTTTTGATAAAAGATTTGAAACACGTGGAAGCATGACACTTCCCAGAGAAGTTACCAAAGTAAGTAAAATATTCACCAATTTTAAAGCTTGATCATAAATACCAACATCAGTAGTTGATGCTAAAGCACCGAGCATTGTTCTATCTAAAGTAACATACAAAGATATTGCTATTTGAGGTAAAAACAGTAATATCACCGGTTTAAGATGTTTCTTGGCATAATTGAAATCAAATTGTGGCTTACCTATAAATTCTAGAGCTGGCAGCCACATACTTAATTGTCCCAAAAATTCAAATATAGTTAATAAAAAGACATATAGATATAAATCATTCTGAGACTTTATGAACAAAAATATTGAAATAACACCTATGAGTTTGACAGTGATATTTCTAACAGTTATCTTCCTAAAATCTTCTAGTCCTTGAAAAAGCCAAGTAATATCTAATCCCCTAGATAATAGAGATAATACCAATATATAAGCTACTGGATTTTGCATAAATGAAAATGAAAAGCACAGACCAATATATAGAAATATCGATATACAAGTCGCAGTAAACTGCAAGGTATAAATACCCCAAAAATTACTAGGGATATTATTTCTATGAGCTGAAATCTCTTTTGTCCCATAATTAGCTACTCCTAATGTTGCCAAAAAAATAAAGTAAGCAACAATCGAATTAAAATAGCCAAAAGTTCCTAAATCATTTGAACTGAAAACCCTTGTAACATACGGTGTTGTTATGAAAGGTAGTACAATGGTTAGTAATTGATAAGAGAGATTGTAAGCATAGTTTTTTAAAACCTTCATGACTATCTAACCCATTTTCCCTCTGACTTTTTTATACAATTTTGCAGATACGAGAAACAATATATATTTCAATTTATTTTTCCTTGTAACATTTGAATTCGGAATAACATCTTTGAAATATTGAATGTATTCTTTTCTAATTTTATTAACTTCAGCATACATATCTGAACTAAGCATAGCATGTACAATATGCAGACCATTAAAAACATAGCGAACATTCAAGGCTCTTCTCATATCCCTATCACCTGAATAGTCTCGTTCAACATAACTTCTATTCCATTCCATTGCCTTGTAAAAATCTAAGAGACGATCACTATACTTAGAATTTACAATACTTCCTGGTCTTCGATAGTATTTATAAAGATTTAGATCACTAACAGCAATATTTTCACAGAAAGCAATATGCTCATAAGCAAGAGCTAAATCTTCATACAACATCCCATTAGGATATGGAAACCTTAATAAGATTTCTTTCTTATATAGTTTACCACCTGAATGTGTCCCAACATAATTTCCATAAAACATTTGTTCTAAAGCTGTTCTACGATCTAATTTTCCAGAATATTTCTCTCTGAAATCTCCTAGGAAATCACTATTTTCATAGTTTCTAACTTCAATCACTGGAGTTGCTACAAGATCAACTCTATACTTATCTCTAAGTTCTACTAAATATTCAATGGCTCTATGGTCATAATAATCGTCTGAATCAATGAAAACAATCCAATCTGTTGAAGATTCTTTTACCCCAGTATTGCGGGCATTGGACAATCCCCCATTTTCAATATGCAGAACTTTTATTCTGTCATCTTCTCGAGCATATTGGTCACAAATTTCTCCAGAACTATCCGTCGAACCATCATCTACTAGGATTATTTCAATATTTTTATATGTTTGTTGTCTTAGACTTTCTACACAATAACTCAAACAGTTCTCAACATTGTACACTGGTACAACAATAGAAATCTGATCCATTATGATAATCCTTCCAAAATGATATCAACAATACGCTCACAAGCTTTTCCATCTCCATATGGATTACTTGCTTTACTCATCTTGCTGTACTCTGTTTCATCTTCTAGAAGCAGTTTGAAATTAGTATAAATATTTTCTTCTTCTGTTCCTACTAATTTCAAAGTGCCTGCAGCAATCCCCTCTGGACGTTCTGTTGTATCACGCATTACCAATACTGGTTTACCTAAAGAAGGTGCTTCTTCTTGTACACCACCCGAATCTGTTAAAATCATGTAGCTTTGATTCATAAAATTATGAAAATCAATGACTTCTAGAGGTTCAATGATTTTCATACGTTCATTGTCACCAAACACCTTACTTGCTAACTCACGAACCTTAGGATTCTTATGAATAGGATATACGACTTTAACATCTTCAAATTCATTCAGGATACGATTAACTGCGTTAAACATATTTTCCATGGGTTGGCCAAGATTTTCACGTCTATGGGCTGTTAGCATGATTAGTTTACTGTCCTTAGCCCACTCCAAAATAGGATGGTCATAATGATCTTGAACGGTTATCTTTAAGGCATCGATGACAGTATTTCCAGTAACATAGATATTCTCTCTTCCCTCTTTTAGAAGATTTTCTTTAGCCACTTCTGTCGGAGCAAAATTGAAATCCGAAATAATTGAAGTAGTCTGACGATTGAATTCTTCAGGAAATGGGCTTTGAAGATTATAAGTTCTCAATCCTGCCTCTACATGTCCAACTTTAATTCCCATGTAAAATGCAGCTAAAGCTGTCGCAAAAGTGGTTGTAGTATCCCCATGAACAAGAACAATATCTGGTTTTTCCTGCTCTAAAACTGCTTGAATTTTATCTAAAATACTTGTCGTGATTGTAAATAGTGTTTGATTTGCCTTCATAATTCCCAAATCATAATCAGGAACAACTTTAAAGACATCTAAAACTTGCTCTAACATTTCTTTATGTTGACCAGTTACACACACAAGTGTCTTGATTGAATCATTTTTCTTCAGTTCATTCACTAAGGGACACATTTTTATTGCTTCTGGACGCGTCCCAAAAACTAACATTACTTTTTTCATTTTGAATCTCCCATTAGTTTTTGATAAAATTTACGATAATTCTCTAAAAATAAAGGATAACTAAACTTCTCTTCATAATCTTTTTTAGCTTGATAAGCTAACCTTGTTCTAAGAGTTGAGTCAGTCGCCAGACTCTCAATAGCAGAAGCTAAGGACCTAGCATCTTTAGCAGGAACCAAGATCCCATTTTCTTTTGTAACAACTTCATTAATGCCAGGAATATCTGTCGCAACCATGGTTTTTCCATTCATAAATGCTTCGATAACATTTAGAGCCAAGCCTTCAAATAATGACGAAGACACTAGGAAATCAAAACTATTAATGCATTCCACTATATCCTGTCTATACCCTAAAAAAGATACTTTATCTTCCAGATTTAGTTCTTTAACCTTGTTTTCTAATTCGTCTCTTAGCTCTCCATCCCCAACGATAAATAAACGCAGTTTTTCATCTGAAATCAAAGATATCGCATCAAGCAGATAAGTCAAACCTTTTTGTTCAGATAATCTTGCAATACAGCCTAGCTTGATTCCATCAAACTTCATAATCTCATCAACTTGTCTATTTGACTGTTTCAAGATTACTCCGTTATAAATAACAGTGCTATTTGCAACTCCCACATCATCTTTCAAATTTTGATTAACTGCTTGACCAACTGCAATACTATAGGCATTTTTCAGTGAAAATCTATATAAAGACAACTTATCTTTAAAGACATTATGAGCAGTGTAAACATGGACTAGCTTCGGATTAATCAGTTTTAACAAACGAATATAAAAAGCTGCCATTCGATGATGCGTATGAACCAGAGTAATATCATTTGTCTTAATAATTTGATAAATTTCAAGAAGCAATTTCAACACAGTAAGAGGATTTTTGCTGTCTATATCTTGAATTTTATGATGGATAATTCCTTGGGTCTCTAATTCTGGTTCCCAAAGGCCTCCTGTAGAAGCAACATGGACACTATCAAACTCATCTTTCAAATCAGAACTCAACTGGTACACGATTCTCTCAGCACCACCAATATCCATCGTTCGTGAAATATGTAAAATATTATTTTTTCGTTTTTCGTTTCTCATCTAAAACTCGCTTAATAAAGGTAACATTCCCTACAAAGTATCGTTTAAAGAGACGCTTTGGTTCATTAGCAACTCGGAACAACCACTCCAAGTTTGATTTCTGCATCCAAAGTGGGGCACGCTGAATGTGACCAGACAATACATCAAAACTACCACCTACACCCATAAAAATAGAATTCACTCCATTATCCATAAATTTTTGGATGATGTATTCTTTTTTAGGTGAAGTAATTCCAACAAATACAAAGTCGGGATTCTTTTCACGAATATCTTCCTGAATATCTTGTTCATCTTCCTCAGAAAAATAACCATTGCGATGTCCAACAACTCGTAGATTGGGATACTCTTCTTTAAAATTTTGTAGCATATCTTGCAAAACTTCTTCTTTAGCACCAAAGAAATACACTGAATAAGATTTTTCATCGGCTAATTTTAATAATCTTTGCATTAAATCAATTCCAGCAACTCGTTCTGGAACTTGGTAGCCCAAAAATCGAGAAGCTAGAACTACTGATGCACCATCTGCATTGATGATCTCAGACTCGTTAACTATCTTCTTAATGGCTTCATCTGATTGACATTGGTTAATCTTATCAGCATTTACGCCCATTAAATGAAGAGGACGTTGTTCAATGATAAATTTTTCAACCGCTTGTACTGTTTCATCCATTGTTAAAGGGTCAATCCTGACCCCCATTAAATCAAAACTATTCAAATTAATCTCCCCATGTAGACTCGAAATGACCCTTACGTTCTGCTTCTTCGGGTAACTTCATGTAATCACCATATATTTTTGTTAAATATTCATCTGGATTTGCATGGCAACTTATTTCTAAGTTCTCAAACTCTAGTAATTGTGGTTCACCGAATACTTCTTTTCTAGCAAGTTCACGTTCTCTGTATGAACCTAGTACATTCCCTACTATTGAACTAGTTTCAAAATCATATTGTTTAATTAGATTTTGTAATTTGTTGTTAATAGTGGCTGTTTTTAGAAGTTTATTTAATTTCAAAACTTTTGATATACTCACAATTGCATTTTCAAAACTTCCCCGATCTCTGTCATGTAAACGATCGATTACCGAAATTTTAGAAAGTGCACGATAGAATTTAATTTTGTTTGTTTGAATAAAATAATGAAAACGATCATCTGGATAACCATCCAAAGGGAAAATATCTATGAATGGACTACATAGTTCATCTCCAAATGGAATTTGTAAGGATGTATCCATAATAGAGGTATTACCTAAATTATCATCATGAAGTCTCAAAACAACATGTTCTGGAAGTTCCTTGTTACAAATAGACAAGAATTTTTCATAATCTTTTCGAGGCATTCCTAAATCCATATCATCATCCCAAGGAATAAATCCTTTATGACGAATTGCTCCTAGCAATGTTCCTCCCAAAGCATAATATCTTAAGTTATATTTACTACAAATAGCAATAAAACTTTTCAATAAAGATAATTCTCCTAGTTGAATTTCCCTCACTTTATTCATAAAATCACTTCGCTCCATCTCTCATAAATACAACTTTAACTGTTTTTAGTAGAATTTCAATATCTTTCCAAATTGTCCAATCGTCTATATAAGCGACATCTAATTTAACGACTTCATCAAAATTCTTAATCTCACTTCTACCACTAACTTGCCAAAGTCCAGTGATACCCGGTTTAAAACTCAATCGACGTTTTTGTTCAGGTGTGTATGTCTCATATTCATCAACTGTTGGCGGTCTTGTTCCAACTAGACTCATATCCCCTTTCAAAACATTCCAAAACTGAGGAAGTTCATCCAAGCTAGTTTTACGGATAAAGCGACCAATTTTTGTAATGCGAGGATCATTGTCCATCTTAAACATACCACCCTGCATAGTATTTTGCTCCAGCAATTCTCTCTTTTTATCCTCAGCATCAATACACATTGATCTAAATTTATAAAAAGTAAAATGTCGGCCGTTTTTTCCTATACGAGTCTGGGCAAAAATAGCAGGTCCACCATCTTTTCGAATAGCTGGCACTAGAACTATGCTGACTAAGCCACAAATCATTAAACCAAAAATAGAACCAATAATATCTATGACACGCTTAGCAATGACATGACTATTTTTATAAAATTTCGTCGAAAAAGTAATGACATTTAGACCAGCCATCCCACGGATTTTCTTGTCACGCCCTAGATTATGGTCAAAAGCATTTAGATTAACCGTTACATCAATTCCCATCGTTTCAAAACGAGAAATAAATTCACCAATATCATATTCTTCACTAGGAAGATTGATAAACACTTCGTCCACAACTTCGTGAGTTGCAAAATTCAAAATATCTTCGACTGGTACGACTGTAATAATATCATGTTGGAAATTAGGTTTATCTAATACACTAACAGCCACCAGTTCTCCAAAGAAATCACCAGCATCAAGTAATTTATCCATCACTTTCTCAACTCTAGATGTTGCTGTAATCAAGAATAGTTTTTTACTCCATTTCAAATTAGGAAATATCCGTTTCGAATAATACTTGATACAAATATTGACTAGATACATAAGAATAGAGTGTAAGGTTAAAAAATACACCATGCCTCGTCTAGATATGCTAAAGCGTTCTTCTAAAAAGAAATTAGAAAGACTAATTGCCAACGCAAAGAAAATGATATATTTTGCCAAGCAAACAAATTCAATCAAATTCCCTCGTCTAAAAAAATCTTGACCGTAATCGCTAAAATAAAATACTATGTAGTGGAGAATATATAGGACAATCATTGTTGTTGAAAGAATATCTGTCTCTTTAACAAAACTAAGAGAATACCCCAGTAACACTACTATAAAACTCTGGATTACTGCCAGAGATATTTTTATCCCTTTCTCTTCCATAACTACTTCCTTAGTCTATCCCTTATTTTTTACCGTAAGAACCATACTCACCGTAAGAACCATATTTCTCAGCTGAAGTATTGAATTTATTTAATACAACTCCTAAGAATGGTTTATTCGTTTGTTCCAATTGACCTTTAGCCTTCTGAACATCCTTTCTGTTAGCCTCCCCTGCCGCAGTAACTAAAACAGATGCATCACATTTTTGTGTGATAATAGCTGCGTCGATAACGATACCAATAGGCGCTGTATCTACAATAATATAATCAAAATATTTGCGAAGTGTATCAATCATAGTACTAAAGTTCTCACTTTGCAATAAAGCAGTTGGGTTTGGTGAGATAGACCCAGCTTGAACCACAAATAGATTTTCAACATTGGTATCACATAGACCATTAGATAGATCTGTTGTCCCAGATAAAAATTCTGTCAACCCCGTGATTTTTTCACGCGATTTGAAGACACCTGACATGACAGAATTCCGAATATCAGCATCTACTAACAAGGTCTTATAACCTGCACGCGCGAATGCCCAAGCAATATTTGTAGAAGTCGTTGACTTTCCTTCACCCGGTTTTACAGAGGTGATAGAAATTACTTGTAAATTATTTCCACTCAATTGTATATTCGTACGCAAGGCATTATAGTATTCTTCCGCTTTTTTGGCCAGATCTAATTTTTTCTGTGCTATTTCTAATGTCGGCATATCTCTCTCCTATTTCAATTTATCCAAATTAGGAACAACTCCCAATAATGCGATTTGCATAACATCTTCAATATCCTCTGGACGTTTCACTCGTGTATCAACCAGTTCAACAATAAGAACAGCGATAACCATAAATACTGTTCCTCCAAGTAGTCCAATAATTGTATTTCTACGAATATTTGGAGAAGATGGTGCTATAGCGGGACGAGCTTCTTCAAGTGTTGTGACATCAGAAACGCGTGTGATACTGATAATCTTTTCAGCTGCTACTTCTCTCAATGAGTTAGCAATACGACTAGCTTCCTCAGGGACCCTATCATTAACTGAAATAGAAACGATACGGGTATCGACTGGTACAGTTACCTTGACTTTACTAGCCAAAGCTTTTGGTGACAGATCTAATTTCAAATCAGATGTAACTTTTTCTAAAACATCTTGAGACAAAATAATTTCACGATAGTCTTTAACCAAGTATGATCCAGCTTGCAAGTCTTGGTTTGTCAAACCAGGCTTATCTCCCTGATTACGGTTGACTACATAAATCCGTGTAGTACTAGTGAACTCCGGTTTGACGATAAAAGCACTATAAGCAAAAGCTAAAGCTCCAGCTACAATTGCTACCAATGCAACTAGAATTTTTCTTTTCCAAAGAATTTTAAATAGGTGAAATACATCGATTTCCATAGTATTTTGTTCTTTCATATTTTCTCCTAAATTATTTGATCCATTATAATTTTCCTAGGGTTCTCTACAAATAGCTCTTCCGCCTTGGCTCTACCATACTTTTTAGAAATAATATGATAAGCCTCCTCCATATAGGGGGGTCTACTATCTAAGTTATGCATATCACTTGCAATGACATGAACCAAGTCTCTCTCCAAAAAATATTGGGCTCTCTTTTTCATAAATTTATAGGTTTCACCAAAGAGCTTAGGTTTTAGAACATGAGAACTATTTACTTGCGTATAGCAGCCCATATCAATCAGTTCCCTAACACGTTTTTCATTGTTTTCCAACGCATCATAACGTTCAATATGAGCAATCACCGGGGTAATCCCTAACATCAAAACATTGCTTAACCCTCTATGAATATCGCGATAGGGTGTATTCATACTAAATTCAATCAAAGCATAACGACTATCATTAAGAGTAGGAATACGCTTGTTTTCAAGTTTTTCTAGAACATCTGGAGTATAGTATATCTCTGCTCCGTAAGCAATGACCAAATCATCTGCCACTTCTTTAGCAATCTCACGAACCTTTAAAAAATTCGTCGCTATTTTTTCTTCTGGAGTCTCAAACATCCCTTTTCGACGATGGGAAGTCGAAACAATCATCCTAACCCCTTGATTATATGCTTCTCTTAAAAGGGCTTTACTATCTTCTATAGACTTTGGCCCATCATCTACATCAAAGACAATGTGAGAGTGGATATCAATCATATCATCTTCCCTCCATCACATCTTGTATCGCACTTTTAGCAGCTGCTAGACTACTATCATCGATTTCCATCATATAGAGATTACTATCTGGCATAGCATAAGAAGGAAGTCCCATTTGACCTGTACCTTTGAGGTCTTGAGAGTTGACTTTATAACTACCCCCACTCTCCAATTGAGCATTAACCAAATCCATCATCGTTTCGATCGGCATATTTGTTTGGAGGGAATCTTGCAGGCCTTGAATAATGTCACTATAATTTTTTAAGGCTTCGGTAGAAGTTAATTTCTGAATGATTGCGACAATGACCTTTTGTTGATTACGACCACGGTCACGATCCCCATCAGCTAAAGAGTAACGTTCACGAACAAACCCAAGAGCTTGCTCAGAATCTAAATGAACATTTCCTACTGGGAAATGGAACTTTCCATGACGAGATGTAAACTCCTGATCATTGTGCACATCTACACCGCCTAAAAGGTCAATCAACTTCAGGAACGAAGTAAAGTTCAAGCGAACATAGTAGTTAATATCAACTCCATAAAGATTTTCCAAAGTATGAATAGAGGAGTCTACTCCATAAATACCTGCATGAGTCAATTTATCTTTTTGATTATTCCCTCCGTCTGCAATCGGAACATAGGAATCTCGAGGGGTTGTTGTCAATAGAATTTTTTTAGAATCTAGATTAACAGTCATCAAAATATTGACATCAGATCGAGAAACTGAACTAATTGGACCATAAGTATCAATTCCACTTACATAGACATTGAAGGATTGGTTCTTAGAAACTTTAGGAGCAGCTACTTCTTTTGTGATATTTTTAGTGTAGATTTTCCTAATTTTTGATGCATAATCAGGGTATTCAGATTCTATAATATTTTCAAAAACGCTATTTAATACAATCGCTTTTGCTTCACCTGATACCAAA is a window of Streptococcus mitis DNA encoding:
- a CDS encoding glycosyltransferase family 4 protein, with protein sequence MRNEKRKNNILHISRTMDIGGAERIVYQLSSDLKDEFDSVHVASTGGLWEPELETQGIIHHKIQDIDSKNPLTVLKLLLEIYQIIKTNDITLVHTHHRMAAFYIRLLKLINPKLVHVYTAHNVFKDKLSLYRFSLKNAYSIAVGQAVNQNLKDDVGVANSTVIYNGVILKQSNRQVDEIMKFDGIKLGCIARLSEQKGLTYLLDAISLISDEKLRLFIVGDGELRDELENKVKELNLEDKVSFLGYRQDIVECINSFDFLVSSSLFEGLALNVIEAFMNGKTMVATDIPGINEVVTKENGILVPAKDARSLASAIESLATDSTLRTRLAYQAKKDYEEKFSYPLFLENYRKFYQKLMGDSK
- the glf gene encoding UDP-galactopyranose mutase; protein product: MYDYLIVGAGLSGAIFAYEATKRGKKVKVIDKRDHIGGNIYCENVEGVNVHKYGAHIFHTSNKKVWDYVNQFAEFNNYINSPVANYKGSLYNLPFNMNTFYAMWGTKTPQEVKNKIAEQTAHMKDVEPKNLEEQAIKLIGPDIYEKLIKGYTEKQWGRSATDLPPFIIKRLPVRLTFDNNYFNDRYQGIPIGGYNVIIENMLKDVEVELGVDFFANRQELEASAEKVVFTGMIDQYFDYKHGELEYRSLRFEHEVLDEENYQGNAVVNYTEREIPYTRIIEHKHFEYGTQDKTVITREYPADWKRGDEPYYPINDERNNAMFDKYQEEAAQNDKVIFCGRLADYKYYDMHVVIERALNVVEEEFK
- a CDS encoding flippase, which encodes MKVLKNYAYNLSYQLLTIVLPFITTPYVTRVFSSNDLGTFGYFNSIVAYFIFLATLGVANYGTKEISAHRNNIPSNFWGIYTLQFTATCISIFLYIGLCFSFSFMQNPVAYILVLSLLSRGLDITWLFQGLEDFRKITVRNITVKLIGVISIFLFIKSQNDLYLYVFLLTIFEFLGQLSMWLPALEFIGKPQFDFNYAKKHLKPVILLFLPQIAISLYVTLDRTMLGALASTTDVGIYDQALKLVNILLTLVTSLGSVMLPRVSNLLSKGNNEAVNRMHQVSFLIYNLVIFPIIAGMLIVNNDFVKFFLGNDFQDARYAIAIMIFRMFFIGWTNIMGIQILIPHNKNKEFMTSTTVPAIISVGLNLILLPKFGYIGASVVSVLTEALVWFIQLYFTREYLREVPIFASMFKILSASILMYFALSLLKTGMHFAPLVNVVICAVIGGILYILQILLFRVVSLKELKEQLFNK
- a CDS encoding WecB/TagA/CpsF family glycosyltransferase is translated as MGVRIDPLTMDETVQAVEKFIIEQRPLHLMGVNADKINQCQSDEAIKKIVNESEIINADGASVVLASRFLGYQVPERVAGIDLMQRLLKLADEKSYSVYFFGAKEEVLQDMLQNFKEEYPNLRVVGHRNGYFSEEDEQDIQEDIREKNPDFVFVGITSPKKEYIIQKFMDNGVNSIFMGVGGSFDVLSGHIQRAPLWMQKSNLEWLFRVANEPKRLFKRYFVGNVTFIKRVLDEKRKTKK
- the wecB gene encoding non-hydrolyzing UDP-N-acetylglucosamine 2-epimerase gives rise to the protein MKKVMLVFGTRPEAIKMCPLVNELKKNDSIKTLVCVTGQHKEMLEQVLDVFKVVPDYDLGIMKANQTLFTITTSILDKIQAVLEQEKPDIVLVHGDTTTTFATALAAFYMGIKVGHVEAGLRTYNLQSPFPEEFNRQTTSIISDFNFAPTEVAKENLLKEGRENIYVTGNTVIDALKITVQDHYDHPILEWAKDSKLIMLTAHRRENLGQPMENMFNAVNRILNEFEDVKVVYPIHKNPKVRELASKVFGDNERMKIIEPLEVIDFHNFMNQSYMILTDSGGVQEEAPSLGKPVLVMRDTTERPEGIAAGTLKLVGTEEENIYTNFKLLLEDETEYSKMSKASNPYGDGKACERIVDIILEGLS
- a CDS encoding glycosyltransferase family 2 protein; the encoded protein is MDQISIVVPVYNVENCLSYCVESLRQQTYKNIEIILVDDGSTDSSGEICDQYAREDDRIKVLHIENGGLSNARNTGVKESSTDWIVFIDSDDYYDHRAIEYLVELRDKYRVDLVATPVIEVRNYENSDFLGDFREKYSGKLDRRTALEQMFYGNYVGTHSGGKLYKKEILLRFPYPNGMLYEDLALAYEHIAFCENIAVSDLNLYKYYRRPGSIVNSKYSDRLLDFYKAMEWNRSYVERDYSGDRDMRRALNVRYVFNGLHIVHAMLSSDMYAEVNKIRKEYIQYFKDVIPNSNVTRKNKLKYILFLVSAKLYKKVRGKMG
- a CDS encoding polysaccharide polymerase, with amino-acid sequence MKKINIENLLVNIVVAIVVFFSAISTTMLDRTFFQVKANYLFVVVLLLGLRFLYKMRISYKYLVLSILLLLTGIVVYLQTGRLNFLVYSTLLVFLVNVDMKVILKNYIFVSSIVLIVVFILSLLGIVPNLQYNRGGVIRNSFGFIYPTDFASHCFYLFIAYSYLLKDRLIWMRSIVGLLLAAFVIKYCDARLNALSILLATIIYIYFYVVGEKKLRIYAILPYSVLIFSSLMMYLSYMFSWSSPFLVSINKLITGRLALGRNAFSSFTLNLFGTRDVLFIGSGGKTEAVIGYNYVDSSYVQMLFTYGIVPVVLLIIIYIISAKEQYRKGQYLYVAILSIIALNCMIEAFWFVPSFNIFIFMLFSTNTFDRIKLNDNFSQIIA